TGCAGGTATAGTGTGATGTGACAAGGTTAAAGAGCTTATATACAAAGTGTTTATCGAGTTCTACTTTGCTATAAATGCCAGTGCCAGTTTGGCTCTGTTAAATCTGGCTTATGTGTTGTGGTTTATCTTTATCTTGCCCTTAACTAATAACTGTGAAATTACTGACTATTTTTAATCTGTTTCCAACTGAGAAAAAGCCATGATGCAAAATACGCTGTAGCTGTCATGAAAGGCCTCCAGTCAAATTTAAGAATatcattatttttgtcttcCAGTCGTGAATATCTTGTGGCTGTAGTATTTCTCCAGTCTGAAGCAGCAGAATGTTTCTTTCTCAGTTTTCACTTAGCAGCCATACAACAGCTGACAACATTGACCTTTAGTGATTATCGGACAGGTCAGCTTGGTAGCTTTTCATATCAGAGTTTATGAGCTTGTAAGACACGTAGACCTTATTTTCCACTGCCTGTACAGAGGTCATACCCTCCTTATGAAAAGACATTTCATCACAAACCCAAGCAACCACTCCTAAACCACatctataaatattttacagagGCAGAAAGGGCTGGTGGAGACACGTCTGAAACAACTCTTAACCATTTCCCACTCCACTTATCCTATCCCTTTTTACTGAGTGTCTGCAAATGAACTCAGCAAGCCCTCCTTCAAAACATCCGATCCTTCTAGAAGATGCAAATCATTAACTTCTTATCTTGCTGCTTGGCCAATCAGTATGTTAGTCGTTCAGTTGTTTTCCTGTCTAGTGAATCATGCCACCGGACTCTAAAAGCCCTTTCACCCACCCATGCCGATCGATGACAGTAAATGAACCAAGGATTCCTTTGATCATTTGTTTAGTGATTTCATCAATAAtaatgtttgctttttcttttcaagtTGCCCACTTTTGCTGCGCTGCCTGTCACTGCTGCTCTTGCCCTCATTAGTTGTACAACCTCTAACATAAACTCTTCAGGTGCATatgacttgttttcttttttttttttttttttactttttgttgcAACAGTCTGATCCTCtaatttcaccttttttttcatctgtcaaACCATGTGTCTGCTGATGAGCACGCGGCTAGGTTGCTCATGGGAGCTGGgatctttttgtgtttctaatAGTATATCATGGTCAATTTAAAGCTATAGAAAAGTAGTGAGTTTGTGTGAATATGGCGTAGCCTATTCAGAAAAGCCCTTGTAATAGGGAATTCTGTGTTTTGTAATATTTCTGTATGGGGTGTAATAAATTATTCTATGACAGTACTTTCTATGGGAAAATACTTAAAATGTGACAGTCTTTGTAAGTATTTATCTTCAACTAaattattgtactttttttgcAATTTGTAGATACGTAAGTGATGATGAAAAGGTATTGGTAATCATGAAATTAACTGTTTCATCATCAGTCTGATGCATCTTTTAATTTATtgatgtatatactgtatgtttgttgataAACAGCttactttattttgtatatgaccaataaacatgttttaaaatggacCAGCTTTGTTACATTGTGTCATTAAGGGTTATTGTCTTATAATTAGCCTATTCCTATTAATTCAGAAATGTTACTATGTTCAGCAccacatttgtatttattgatCCAAGCTATAAGCGAAGCCAGATGTATTCTGTATTGGCCTAAAATACTAAAAAGGGTATCGGCTTTCAATTACTCATCAATACTGATATTATCTTGCCCACGTTTTTTcagttattattgttgttgatgtgacctgtctagggtgtacccctgccttccacccgagagagagctgggataggctccagcggatccccgtgaccctgaacaggaaaagcgggtatagaagatggatggatggatggattgttgttgatgttattaatattattttgtttatttaattttatgttttgtaaaaatctCTGCAATGCAAATATATGACGATACACTGTGTATGACATTATACAATTATAAAATTCTGTTGACTATACAAGAGATGATTTGgatgaaataaatgtcatcTAGACTGTCTTACATTATTTGATCAGTTAAAATGAAGAATAACACTATCTGTACCATTCCATACATGTAATGACCAACCAGTGAGTATCATATATGCAAATCTGGTCTGTGCTGCTTTTGTATGAAAAAGGCAGGAAAATTGCAAATCcttcaaaaacaaagcaaataatttgtatatatttattttgtgtgtattgtatttatttaagagCCACACTATTTCTATAAACATATAACACAATCATTCAGAGCTTTtcctctgaaaacatttcaacctGGAAAACTGATATAACTAAAATTTATCATGATGTTATTAGTTTCACATGTGCTTTTCCTATGGCAGCAactaaaatgtctgcagtgagaaatatctgctgtttttgctgactggatttctttttttaacattcacTGCAAACTTTTGTTTCAAACAGATAGTCCAAGATTTAATGTGAAACGAACAAACCCCAACATATGTGTACTGGTGCAGTCATGGGAGTCAGAGGCCAATTTATCCCCAAATatctaaaaagaaagaaagaaagaaagaaaatcctgTTTTGAGAGAAGAGAGTGGTTTAAAAAGACATATGGACATTGGATTTATACATTTACTATTCGATATGAAAAGGTTATTTAAAACTAGCCGGTAGGTCATTTGTACCACTGACTTCATTTCCAGTTTTATTGAAAACCTTCCCTCTTTGTGTGGCCAGTCAAGTCTGTAGATGGCAGTATCAAGTTATCAGCAGCCCGCTCTCCTCAAACCGTCCGGATCCCCAGAAAACCCGGAGCACCCTCACACGCTGTGCGTTAATGCTACATGTTTTACGGTAATGCGTCTGACCAAGAGGACAACACgcttttctttaattaaattaacatAATTTTTGGTAAATTAAAGTCgtgttttaaatatatgtatattcgCTGATTCCTCCGCTAAATCCAGGTCACTGCAGGTGAACCAGTCCGGGATTTGAGAGTCACCCGCCGGGTCTCAACCGTCGCTGTGTGTCGCTCCGGGAGGAGAGGCGGGTAAAGATGTAAACACGGACCATCCTCATGGAgacttttgtttctgctgctttcacGTCAACAGTAGAGCTGCTTCATTTGCCTTCGCTGTCGTTTTCATGCCTCTGTCGTGTGTTTTGGTATTAAACCAGCTAACTGCGCTTTAGCTACATAGACTAGTTAACCAGCTAGTGCTAGAGCTGGGGGCAGCTAACTAACATTAGCACAGGCGGCTATTTAACGCACACATGGTAAGATTGGCTTAAAACTACTTAGCTATCGTTGCTGCCTATCGTATCCTGATGTATCTTGATGGAGGACTACGACGGGTTTGTGCAGCATCGTCTTTCCCAtctgaggagaggagaggaggaggaacaacACAGCAAAGCTTCACCTGCATCCTCTCTCATTCGCTTCCATGGACGGCCCATCCTCCCTCCCCTGGTCAGAGCTCCGCTAATCTTGTTGTCTGTTTAGGCCTTTCTGTTAAAATCCTCATAACTAGTGGTTTTGATCTCAGCTAAGACACCCAAAGAAGACGATTAGATGAGATGTACCACTCTGCTGTCTGTGCTGGGTATTTACTGTAGTTACTGTCATGCTCTCCCTGTTTTGTGACCTAATTATGAATTGACActttaattagttttatttgatattttaagattttcatAGACATCAGctatattaattattttattattcacagGTACATGCCACACATTATTATGACTTGTTTTTTCCCCGTTCACTTCCGGTCAGTTGTGTAGTTAATCTGCTGTGTTTTAGAGCAATTTGAATAAGTCCTGTGGCTCTCTGGGAATTTGTGGcgtgtgtctgtttatttaaattttgtaaATCAagcaattaatcaattaaataCAAACCAGAACATAATTactgatgatgaaaataatatttagttGCACCCCTCATGGGTGTTGCACAACCATGACATCCTACGCATGCTTTCTGATGATAACAGCTCTCAggggagcagagagaagagatgcAGAGGCACAGAGAAGCAGCACAGAAAGCTGCTGCCCATAGAAAGCTGAAGGATGATCCCAGAATGGCCTATGTGCAAGCTATTCTGCACAGTGTTCAGGTAATTTAATTCCTGACTTTTCGGCTCTCCTCCTGGTACACAGAGTGTGTACTTCTATATGCATTCCTACACCACAAGAGCATATTTGAcaatttaattatttcttttccCCATAACTTTTAGCTGCGAAAGACACCGACACTGGAGGAGTTACTTCAAGAGTCAGACATTAATGCAAAATCTTCTTATTCCTCTAACACCTCCACTGGAGCAGTGTCACAGAGTAATTTCTTTGTTTCAACAAAGGATAATCTGTCACTCTCCCCACCACCTGTAAGGAAAGGAAATGATGAtgcttctctccctctgttgaCACCAACAACGTATAGTGCCTTTTTCACTTCTAATCTGACACCTCCGCTCTCTGAAGAATGCCTTATTGACCAACATGACAGCCAACATGGACCACAGCCAAGTTCACTTAATGGTGCGAGCCACCATTCAGTATCCTCAGGTTACGTGGCCTATGAGAGTGTCGAAAACACCATCACTGTTTCTGGAAAGACTGATTTAGCAAGCAAAAGCCATGGCTTTGGCTCCTTAGAGGGAGTTTATAACATGGCTAGCTTTTTCCTTCACAACACCTCAAACACAATTGCTAAAATGCCAGATATTATTAGCTACCCCCCCATAGATGGAGAGGAATTAGAGAGGAGTGGACTGGAGTCATCCTTTTGTAATAACGTTTTGACAGTAAAAGACATCTGCTGCACCCCGTTTGAGAAGGATTCAGTCACATCTGATGATTTACTAGCAGAAACATCTGAAAGCAGTCATCTAGACAGCTCAAAACATAAAGATAACCCTCCCTTTACTACAGTATTTGACCTTGACAAAGATCAGAATTTTGATAGTAGAACTGAGGGCTCAGTTTCCTCATTAGAAAACAGtccagaaatatcacagacattAAGTACTCAtcacagtccaacaacagaagtgCAAATTCAGCAtaagcacacagaaacagaggtAGCAGACAGCCATGTAGATGAAGCAGAGCCATCTGAGGAGCCTTATCGTCTGAGCCTCCAGGCCTTGCTGAAGAAATCTCAGGAGTATCGACGGCGCCAGCGGATGCTTAGGAACCAAGCCAAAAACACTAAAATCCAGGAGACAACCCAAGAACAACCAAGAGCAAGGGCGGAGGAGCAGAGCCTCTCAGATAAGGAGAATGACGAGTCCTGTTCCAAGGGGACTGTGATTGCAGAGGGGAAGAAAACGAAAGAGAGGAGGCGCACTTTAATCCTGACAATGGAAGCGTCAACAAAGAAATCCTGGGAAAATGAGAGAACGGTCGAGAGTGAGTCTTTTGGCAAAAAGACAAATGCTAAATCTGAAAGCATGCATTTAACACAAGACGAGAATGCTAAAGAAATGACGAGTGGTGATGAAGACACAACCTTAAAAAATAATAAGCTGAACAGTTCGGAAGATGTCATAACAGAGCCTAAACAGATCAACACCCTCATCCAGCACCCCCTATCCACATCAACAGAGACCTTCCCGGACCAGGGAGCTTTTTACTTGAACACCTATCCCACTTATTTATGTAAGGGTTTGGAGAAGTATCACTCTATCCCAGTGCCTAATTTCTCTAGGAGTCCTGTTCGCTGCAAAAGCAGTATCAAAGATGGAAGAGCTGTTAGTGGGGCAGAGACCTCAGTGGGGAAAGTTGTAGTTAATACCTGTTCAAACAAAGACCACAAGGCTGAAGAAAAAAGTCATcgaaacagtcacacagcagttTTCTCCGCTGTGAATCTCATTGTTGAGGGTGATGTAACAAACGTTTTAGCCAAGAGTACACAGCACATTGATCAGCTTGAGTCCAGCCTGTCCAGTCTAAAGGTACTGATCTCAGACCTGGAGTCCACAGTGAAAGAAAACTTGCAAGAAAATTGCAGCCAAATTAAGCACACCATGCAAGGTGAGTCCGGTTTTAAAGACATCAATCACTCTGAGGAAATTAAAGATGAACAACATATGCAGCTTTTTCAGAGTGATTGCAAATGTGATAGCAAAGATGCAGAGTACATGGAGTGGTCGAGAAGACAATCATCTGACAACTGCAAAAACACACTTGAAGATACAGAACCTGAACCAAGCTTCAGTGACGCAAATGATGTTCCTCTTACAGTACAGGGGAAGGGAACTGAGACAGTTAACACAAGTGAGCTCAGGCTGGTCAAAACCTTaactacagaaagaaaaacgGAAAAGGGGTCAGGAAAAGGAGAAGTAATCAAGAGTTATGCCTGTAAAAAGCAGCAGCCACCTGCTAAACATATCCTCTCTCTAGCACAGCAGATGCGTGTTCCTGATGTATTCCGAAATGTTCCATCTGAAATCACGGTCCAGTGTAATGCCTCGGAGCTTTTGGACACCAGTAGCCATACAGTGGAAAGGAGGAATGAGATGGCTGTGGAAGGTCATGACTCTTCCCGCTCACCGTCTCTTAACCAGTCGTATGATGTGGACACACCGTCAGACCTATGGCTCCTTGAAGGGTCAGGGTCTGACTCGGGCACAAAAGGCCATCTTTTTCAGGGGAAGCATTTGACCCCAGAGAGTGAAGGCGAAGGTCAGGGCGGGGTGTCCAAAGTCAAACGCAGAC
This genomic window from Mastacembelus armatus chromosome 1, fMasArm1.2, whole genome shotgun sequence contains:
- the cp110 gene encoding uncharacterized protein cp110 isoform X2; translation: MEDYDGFVQHRLSHLRRGEEEEQHSKASPASSLIRFHGRPILPPLLSGEQREEMQRHREAAQKAAAHRKLKDDPRMAYVQAILHSVQLRKTPTLEELLQESDINAKSSYSSNTSTGAVSQSNFFVSTKDNLSLSPPPVRKGNDDASLPLLTPTTYSAFFTSNLTPPLSEECLIDQHDSQHGPQPSSLNGASHHSVSSGYVAYESVENTITVSGKTDLASKSHGFGSLEGVYNMASFFLHNTSNTIAKMPDIISYPPIDGEELERSGLESSFCNNVLTVKDICCTPFEKDSVTSDDLLAETSESSHLDSSKHKDNPPFTTVFDLDKDQNFDSRTEGSVSSLENSPEISQTLSTHHSPTTEVQIQHKHTETEVADSHVDEAEPSEEPYRLSLQALLKKSQEYRRRQRMLRNQAKNTKIQETTQEQPRARAEEQSLSDKENDESCSKGTVIAEGKKTKERRRTLILTMEASTKKSWENERTVESESFGKKTNAKSESMHLTQDENAKEMTSGDEDTTLKNNKLNSSEDVITEPKQINTLIQHPLSTSTETFPDQGAFYLNTYPTYLCKGLEKYHSIPVPNFSRSPVRCKSSIKDGRAVSGAETSVGKVVVNTCSNKDHKAEEKSHRNSHTAVFSAVNLIVEGDVTNVLAKSTQHIDQLESSLSSLKVLISDLESTVKENLQENCSQIKHTMQGESGFKDINHSEEIKDEQHMQLFQSDCKCDSKDAEYMEWSRRQSSDNCKNTLEDTEPEPSFSDANDVPLTVQGKGTETVNTSELRLVKTLTTERKTEKGSGKGEVIKSYACKKQQPPAKHILSLAQQMRVPDVFRNVPSEITVQCNASELLDTSSHTVERRNEMAVEGHDSSRSPSLNQSYDVDTPSDLWLLEGSGSDSGTKGHLFQGKHLTPESEGEGQGGVSKVKRRLLMHMVEEAQERSADVSGGVRPSSSTPRVAARWYEGHGHNKDKQEQLKQAHAAQVRALQDEHRRQQEELLQPSSPLSEHYRPLLLAAVKGFLTRRLLRTERVAQLVRTIRDTQQFLQAFQEQSPSRGELSSRQDLLLQERVTLQLRAARYEVYDIFFSLSARERMQLISWDRELARERELRQQSGHTGHPRRKSSLSAATQKSLERKRGLMIQKKATERHRGVEKRTGQNTGFSAEQPLEAKRGQFRANPQRIPKNTYSTRPR
- the cp110 gene encoding uncharacterized protein cp110 isoform X1 — protein: MEDYDGFVQHRLSHLRRGEEEEQHSKASPASSLIRFHGRPILPPLLSGEQREEMQRHREAAQKAAAHRKLKDDPRMAYVQAILHSVQLRKTPTLEELLQESDINAKSSYSSNTSTGAVSQSNFFVSTKDNLSLSPPPVRKGNDDASLPLLTPTTYSAFFTSNLTPPLSEECLIDQHDSQHGPQPSSLNGASHHSVSSGYVAYESVENTITVSGKTDLASKSHGFGSLEGVYNMASFFLHNTSNTIAKMPDIISYPPIDGEELERSGLESSFCNNVLTVKDICCTPFEKDSVTSDDLLAETSESSHLDSSKHKDNPPFTTVFDLDKDQNFDSRTEGSVSSLENSPEISQTLSTHHSPTTEVQIQHKHTETEVADSHVDEAEPSEEPYRLSLQALLKKSQEYRRRQRMLRNQAKNTKIQETTQEQPRARAEEQSLSDKENDESCSKGTVIAEGKKTKERRRTLILTMEASTKKSWENERTVESESFGKKTNAKSESMHLTQDENAKEMTSGDEDTTLKNNKLNSSEDVITEPKQINTLIQHPLSTSTETFPDQGAFYLNTYPTYLCKGLEKYHSIPVPNFSRSPVRCKSSIKDGRAVSGAETSVGKVVVNTCSNKDHKAEEKSHRNSHTAVFSAVNLIVEGDVTNVLAKSTQHIDQLESSLSSLKVLISDLESTVKENLQENCSQIKHTMQGESGFKDINHSEEIKDEQHMQLFQSDCKCDSKDAEYMEWSRRQSSDNCKNTLEDTEPEPSFSDANDVPLTVQGKGTETVNTSELRLVKTLTTERKTEKGSGKGEVIKSYACKKQQPPAKHILSLAQQMRVPDVFRNVPSEITVQCNASELLDTSSHTVERRNEMAVEGHDSSRSPSLNQSYDVDTPSDLWLLEGSGSDSGTKGHLFQGKHLTPESEGEGQGGVSKVKRRLLMHMVEEAQERSADVSGGVRPSSSTPRVAARWYEGHGHNKDKQEQLKQAHAAQVRALQDEHRRQQEELLQALAVRYHLLQSVSFPCSMSASRLGDTLTFSTLSQPSSPLSEHYRPLLLAAVKGFLTRRLLRTERVAQLVRTIRDTQQFLQAFQEQSPSRGELSSRQDLLLQERVTLQLRAARYEVYDIFFSLSARERMQLISWDRELARERELRQQSGHTGHPRRKSSLSAATQKSLERKRGLMIQKKATERHRGVEKRTGQNTGFSAEQPLEAKRGQFRANPQRIPKNTYSTRPR